In the Salvia splendens isolate huo1 chromosome 16, SspV2, whole genome shotgun sequence genome, GAGGAGAGATCTCTCTCTCCGAACAATAGTGTTTTGGATAATGTAGCGAACAGTGTTCACGATGAATCTTCGAGCTCAATGGGAAACAAGCAAGTTCAATCCCTTCACTTTTCTTTAGTTTTCTTGAAATTACCTTGGGTGGATATGtgtaaattaatttgtttgtttgtttaatTGTACTTATTTTGGTTAATTTCATGTATTGTAGAAGAATAGTGAGGAAGTACAACACGGAAAAACAAGATTATAGGGTTGCATTTAGGACCAAATCAAAGCTTGAAATCATGGATGATGGATTTAAATGGAGAAAATATGGGAAGAAAAGGGTCAAGAGCAGTCCTAATTTGAGGTATAATCAGTATTTTATGATCAAATCTCTTGGCTATATTTGATCAAAtttaatttctctattctcttaCCCTATTTTTCTTAGTTGAGACAaattattaaaatcaatttctCATATTAATGCAACAATATCTCATGAATATATGTTTCGATATGTGCATATTTTATAGTGATAATTGTCAAAGAAGAGACATaaaaccttttatagtaaattTTATTAGATATCTGCAAATAGTTTAATATGATCTTTTGCCAATTATCAGTTTAATATGATCTTTTGCCAATTATCAGTTTAATATGATCTTTGTCGCTTCCTTAATTAGCTTCCTTTTAAAGATCTGTTTAACTTGTGATCAACTGTCTTTTTGTATAGTTTCAActttcaaagaaaaaaaacttgaGTTTTTTGTATGTATAGCAAGTttatataaatacataaaaacaaagtaaattattgttacatatatacatacacattAGTACATATTTACATGATAGAAAATTAGTGCtaatataattatgaaatatAAGAAACAAAAATACCATATGTATAGTGCAAGTTAATTGTGTTGATATGCAGTAGCAAGTGATATGATGAATTAACAACAGGAATTACTTCAAATGTTCAAATGGAGAATGCAGTGTGAAGAAAAGGGTAGAAAGAGATGGAAATGATTCAAGCTACGTGATAACAACTTATGAAGGAGTGCACAATCATGAGAGCCCTACTTGTGTGCTTTATTGCAATCCACAATCACTTTCTCTTTGattttacaaataaaactaTGTTTCTCCTTCCAATTTGGATGTAACTGTATGTGCAATAATGTGATTCTCTCCAATACTTTGTGCATCTGTTTAAAACGTATATATGCTAATTGAGATCCCTATATATattttctatgtaattttgtttGCCCACTTGCTTTTAAAAATAGATTCATTCCATTTGATGTATCGAAATCAAGTCCCACCAACTATTTATTCGTCGTTAATGAGAAACTTTGATTAATCACATGAATTTAAATAACATTTCAATAGGTTACATGGTACGGGAATTTACAATCCATAAGTTATTCAATTAAGATCCGGTTATTACTTCATCCTTCctttaaaaatatgaactatttttttaaatttgtctactaaaatggtaaactttataaatatttaagctcaccaaatactactataatgtAGACCACACTATCcactaatattattttcattatcttttcttttcctaatatatattttttggtgGTAATATTTGTACAAACACTAAAAAAAACCGTTCAAGacattttaataca is a window encoding:
- the LOC121771152 gene encoding probable WRKY transcription factor 51; this translates as MSFNFNFDSILNVNPQFQKPPNPNPNPNFDREIFHYQADDALYFKDVSDYLMSEERSLSPNNSVLDNVANSVHDESSSSMGNKRIVRKYNTEKQDYRVAFRTKSKLEIMDDGFKWRKYGKKRVKSSPNLRNYFKCSNGECSVKKRVERDGNDSSYVITTYEGVHNHESPTCVLYCNPQSLSL